A portion of the Thermothelomyces thermophilus ATCC 42464 chromosome 5, complete sequence genome contains these proteins:
- a CDS encoding glycosyltransferase family 2 protein (CAZy_ID 268075), whose translation GHRVSAFRQVLNVLGCILAVPLYYLTTAHTRYPVTLDIIITIAFTELNRYVIEGCRIAFQGRQRSGRDTASLSEKWDEKAAWYLENQPETPKLECLAAVVGWREDPGLYARALESYKSSKACVFLLAGIDGDEAEDEDMVRVFKKVYPEHSAVIDIPEPLGDIAESVRAKVIAQGRHHQDPVSDDEVDAVAMQYCIELAKSILVQHNLRIGAPDGVRHLCLKQRHMHKKGIMFTTFVFSLVIADILGVEFLWSSDSDTIVFPDSLEGTINTFAADPDAGGASSGLVVHNAEETTVTKLASAVYWGELYLTRSTPACTGTSDCQSGPSTAFRLAALPDILIPWYLQRALGKRMIVNEDRHLTTNLLLRGWKVMFASDVLTATDTPTTMSRWLKQQVRWARATHIESLLHPRVYATSHPLLFYGMAKREFGPAIGAIAIIWYFFTSQQLVVFSVNDLVCRVLVGSCYNILRNPDRLKGGDLLWILPSILFYYIPLPAVHLWSMMTMGADGWGTSMRASGERARKESLRRAWFETGFFVVWMGILGGVVAKVLGAYLGMVWHERMAAILVSVAISSFGTWSITIGVS comes from the exons TACCGAATTGAACCGGTATGTCATCGAGGGATGTCGAATCGCCTTTCAAGGCCGGCAAAGATCAGGTCGTGACACGGCGTCGCTGTCGGAGAAGTGGGACGAGAAGGCGGCTTGGTACTTGGAAAACCAGCCAGAAACGCCGAAGCTGGAGTGTTTGGCGGCGGTAGTAGGTTGGAGAGAAGATCCTGGCCTGTATGCGCGCGCACTGGAGAGCTACAAGTCGTCGAAGGCATGCGTGTTCCTGCTCGCGGGTATCGATGGCGACGAGGCGGAAGATGAGGACATGGTCCGAGTTTTCAAAAAG GTGTATCCAGAGCACTCGGCCGTGATCGATATCCCGGAGCCTCTTGGAGACATTGCCGAGAGTGTTCGCGCCAAAGTCATCGCCCAGGGTCGCCATCACCAAGACCCAGTTAGCGACGACGaggtcgacgccgtcgcGATGCAGTACTGCATTGAGCTGGCGAAATCCATTCTGGTCCAGCACAATCTGCGGATCGGGGCGCCGGACGGGGTGCGACACCTGTGCCTCAAGCAGCGCCACATGCACAAGAAGGGCATCATGTTCACGACGTTCGTCTTCTCCCTCGTCATCGCCGACATCCTGGGTGTCGAGTTTCTGTGGTCCTCGGACTCGGACACCATCGTCTTTCCGGACTCGCTCGAGGGCACCATCAACACGTTCGCAGCAGATCCCGACGCAGGAGGAGCCAGTTCCGGCTTGGTCGTGCACAATGCCGAGGAGACCACGGTCACGAAGCTGGCATCTGCCGTCTACTGGGGCGAGCTGTACCTCACACGCTCCACCCCGGCCTGCACCGGGACGAGCGACTGCCAGAGCGGCCCGAGCACGGCCTTCAGACTGGCCGCCTTGCCCGACATCCTGATCCCCTGGTACCTCCAGAGGGCTCTCGGCAAGCGCATGATCGTGAACGAGGACCGCCATCTGACCACGAACTTGCTACTCCGTGGGTGGAAGGTCATGTTTGCCTCGGACGTGCTCACCGCAACAGACACGCCTACCACCATGTCCCGGTGGCTGAAACAACAGGTCCGGTGGGCGAGGGCAACGCATATCGAGTCGCTGCTGCACCCCCGCGTCTATGCTACCAGCCACCCGCTCCTCTTCTACGGTATGGCCAAGCGGGAGTTCGGTCCGGCCATTGGCGCGATCGCCATCATCTGGTATTTCTTTACGTCGCAGCAACTGGTCGTCTTTTCTGTCAACGACCTCGTCTGCCGGGTGCTGGTCGGCTCTTGCTACAACATTCTCAGGAACCCTGACCGGCTGAAGGGAGGAGACCTTCTTTGGATCCTCCCTAGTATCTTGTTCTACTACATTCCACTTCCGGCCGTTCACCTCTGGAGCATGATGACGATGGGCGCCGATGGGTGGGGCACTAGCATGAGGGCCAGTGGTGAGCGAGCTCGAAAGGAATCCTTGAGGAGGGCATGGTTCGAGACGGGCTTCTTCGTCGTGTGGATGGGAATACTGGGCGGCGTTGTGGCAAAGGTTCTCGGGGCGTACCTTGGTATGGTCTGGCATGAGAGAATGGCGGCGATCCTGGTCAGCGTTGCCATCTCATCATTTGGGACTTGGAGCATCACGATCGGAGTATCTTAG